A single window of Pseudarthrobacter defluvii DNA harbors:
- a CDS encoding helix-turn-helix domain-containing protein, with the protein MVLVMTDHSAPQIGPRFVSLQQVADELSVGQPTIRELLRSGELRGIQVGGRGVWRIERKEIEAYIQRAYETSVESAKALPTENMQQDT; encoded by the coding sequence ATGGTCCTAGTTATGACCGACCACTCCGCGCCCCAGATCGGGCCCCGTTTCGTGAGCCTTCAGCAAGTCGCCGACGAGTTGTCTGTCGGACAGCCGACAATCAGGGAATTGCTGAGATCGGGGGAGCTAAGGGGTATTCAAGTAGGTGGCCGTGGCGTTTGGCGGATTGAACGCAAAGAGATTGAGGCCTACATTCAGCGTGCTTATGAAACATCCGTTGAATCAGCCAAAGCCCTGCCCACCGAGAACATGCAGCAGGATACTTAA
- a CDS encoding BPTD_3080 family restriction endonuclease translates to MGAALQGVIDEPILNNPYDPPSRHYVLGPNGPTGEIRDGRRASESFIPIAASRKGGTVGAADSVQEAFDFDTTGERMERNILVNELRNEVARWRQFNFEHATPVTKKLLWHWSNPDRSNRVLFGQREAAETAIFLTEISGRHGYTDWRIRLKQENADYNSGLPRVALKMATGSGKTVVMAMLIAWQTLNKVYGQKNDARFTKRFLLVAPGVTIRDRLRVLMPSDSEDYYTARDLIPADLKQGINNAEIVIHNYHAFMLRDVKEIKGISANTRKILRAGNSGQDPFKETPEMMVSRVLRDFSGGRGHSEIMIFNDEAHHCYQDKAITGEPEGKKLSAEAKEAKKQAEEANAEARVWFKGLQAIAKKVGVKQVVDLSATPFFLSGSGYNEGFLFPWTVSDFSLMDAIESGVVKIPRTPVDDDSTSEMVTYLNLWDHITPPLPKTNRGAPADSRNWVPPTAVEGALRSLYRSYEVSFQHWEEHLKDHGEPPPVFIVVCPNTVVSKLVYDWIGGVYESSEDGVLFEKSAGNLELFRNSEMGRPLRQPRSILVDSKTLESGEILSADFRLAASSEIETFKREWATRHAGADVSKISDEDILREVMNTVGKKDKLGAEIRCVVSVSMLTEGWDANTVSHILGIRPFRSQLLCEQVVGRGLRRRNYVVGDDGKFEPEYANVYGIPFAFIPTDKTIVEQLPKPPALEIAALEDRKHLAIDFPHVSGYRVEIPDAEIRIDPNKVSKFVVSKDEIPTWTDTYGIIGAGERQVQIDPAQVRFQRVVYELSGRVLKTHFTPIGEDIKPWLFPRLVDMMRQWLAAAIELRDGLSIGHLMLSTERVSAACEAFVTSLTIQSEEARTEHVMPVLRSTQSTGSTNEVYFMSRKPAIETVKSHVSHVVLDGRDGNTWEQIVSLELELHPDVHSYVKNDHLGFSIPYVHKGRSHDYVPDFLVRLRRKDGDEVDKTLIIEVSGGQKSPGPTKAKADTARFSWCAGVNNHRGFGKWAYLEVESMVDVASAIDEAIVELLKTVDSENINASA, encoded by the coding sequence GTGGGAGCCGCATTGCAGGGTGTCATCGACGAACCGATTCTCAATAACCCCTATGATCCGCCGTCCCGTCACTACGTGTTAGGCCCCAACGGTCCCACGGGTGAGATACGGGATGGACGTCGAGCGAGCGAGTCTTTCATACCAATCGCAGCCAGCCGTAAGGGTGGCACCGTAGGCGCCGCTGACAGTGTGCAGGAAGCGTTCGACTTCGACACAACTGGTGAGCGAATGGAACGCAATATCCTCGTGAACGAGTTGCGCAACGAGGTAGCACGGTGGCGTCAATTCAACTTTGAGCACGCGACCCCAGTGACTAAGAAACTGCTCTGGCACTGGTCGAATCCGGACCGAAGTAACCGAGTGCTGTTCGGCCAGCGCGAAGCAGCGGAGACAGCTATTTTTCTCACGGAAATATCGGGACGCCACGGTTACACGGACTGGCGCATCCGCCTCAAGCAGGAGAATGCCGACTACAACTCGGGTCTGCCCAGAGTCGCGCTCAAGATGGCGACAGGATCGGGCAAGACGGTCGTCATGGCGATGCTGATCGCTTGGCAAACGTTAAACAAGGTGTACGGCCAGAAAAACGACGCCAGATTTACTAAGCGATTCTTGCTTGTTGCACCCGGTGTGACGATTCGAGATCGACTGCGTGTGCTCATGCCTTCCGACAGCGAAGACTACTACACCGCCCGTGATCTCATTCCTGCCGACCTGAAACAGGGCATCAATAATGCAGAGATAGTCATCCATAACTATCACGCTTTTATGTTGCGTGACGTCAAAGAGATCAAGGGCATCTCCGCCAACACAAGAAAAATCCTCAGGGCAGGAAACTCTGGTCAGGACCCGTTCAAGGAAACCCCCGAAATGATGGTCTCGCGCGTGCTGAGGGACTTCTCCGGGGGTAGGGGTCATTCCGAGATAATGATCTTCAACGATGAGGCGCACCACTGCTATCAGGACAAAGCAATAACCGGAGAGCCTGAGGGTAAGAAGCTGTCGGCGGAGGCCAAGGAAGCAAAGAAACAGGCAGAAGAAGCCAATGCCGAGGCCCGAGTCTGGTTCAAGGGACTACAAGCCATCGCGAAAAAAGTTGGCGTGAAACAGGTCGTTGACCTGTCAGCGACTCCTTTCTTCTTGTCCGGGAGCGGTTATAACGAGGGTTTTCTGTTTCCATGGACGGTCTCGGATTTCTCACTGATGGATGCGATCGAGTCGGGCGTAGTGAAGATTCCGAGAACGCCAGTTGATGATGACTCCACAAGCGAAATGGTGACGTACCTAAACCTCTGGGACCACATCACTCCACCGCTTCCCAAAACCAACCGCGGTGCTCCTGCCGACAGTCGTAACTGGGTTCCTCCTACGGCGGTTGAAGGCGCGCTTAGAAGTCTGTATCGCTCCTACGAGGTGTCCTTTCAGCACTGGGAGGAGCATCTCAAGGACCACGGGGAGCCGCCACCCGTTTTCATCGTTGTATGTCCTAATACTGTCGTTTCAAAACTTGTCTACGACTGGATTGGCGGTGTCTACGAGTCGTCGGAAGATGGAGTCTTGTTTGAGAAGAGTGCGGGAAACCTTGAGCTGTTTCGCAACTCTGAGATGGGACGCCCCCTTCGGCAACCACGCAGCATCTTAGTTGATTCCAAGACGCTGGAGTCCGGCGAGATACTTAGCGCTGACTTTCGTCTGGCCGCATCCTCAGAGATCGAAACGTTCAAACGGGAGTGGGCAACACGTCATGCCGGAGCGGATGTCTCAAAAATTTCGGATGAAGATATCTTGCGCGAGGTTATGAACACAGTCGGGAAAAAAGACAAGTTGGGGGCTGAGATTCGCTGCGTCGTCTCGGTGTCCATGCTCACCGAGGGTTGGGATGCAAACACGGTGAGCCACATACTGGGCATCCGGCCTTTCCGTTCCCAGCTTCTGTGTGAGCAAGTAGTGGGGCGTGGACTCCGGCGCCGCAACTACGTCGTGGGTGACGACGGCAAGTTCGAGCCGGAGTATGCAAACGTCTACGGCATCCCGTTCGCATTCATCCCAACCGACAAAACGATCGTCGAGCAGCTTCCTAAGCCGCCTGCCCTCGAAATCGCTGCACTTGAAGACCGGAAGCATCTCGCAATTGATTTTCCTCACGTTAGTGGCTACCGCGTAGAAATTCCCGATGCCGAGATACGTATTGATCCCAATAAGGTCAGCAAGTTTGTCGTCAGTAAGGATGAGATTCCGACGTGGACTGATACGTACGGAATCATCGGTGCGGGGGAGCGTCAGGTGCAGATTGATCCTGCCCAAGTCCGTTTCCAGCGAGTTGTTTACGAGCTGTCGGGTCGCGTCCTCAAGACACACTTCACGCCGATCGGGGAGGACATTAAACCTTGGTTGTTTCCACGGCTCGTTGACATGATGCGCCAATGGCTGGCGGCTGCCATCGAGTTGCGTGACGGGCTGTCGATCGGCCACCTGATGCTTTCGACTGAGCGAGTGAGTGCAGCCTGTGAGGCATTTGTAACGTCCCTGACGATCCAGTCAGAAGAGGCCCGCACGGAACATGTAATGCCCGTTCTGAGGAGCACACAGTCAACTGGCTCGACGAACGAAGTTTATTTCATGAGCCGTAAACCAGCCATCGAGACCGTGAAATCCCACGTTTCACATGTCGTTCTCGACGGGAGGGACGGGAATACTTGGGAGCAAATCGTGTCACTTGAACTGGAGCTTCACCCAGACGTCCACTCTTACGTTAAAAATGACCACCTCGGCTTTTCTATCCCCTACGTCCATAAAGGCCGCTCCCACGACTACGTTCCCGATTTCCTCGTGAGACTTCGAAGAAAAGATGGGGACGAAGTGGACAAGACGCTGATCATTGAAGTGTCTGGTGGACAAAAGTCACCGGGACCTACCAAAGCCAAGGCCGACACGGCGCGTTTCTCTTGGTGCGCTGGTGTCAACAATCATCGCGGCTTTGGCAAATGGGCCTACTTGGAAGTCGAGAGCATGGTGGACGTAGCTTCGGCCATTGACGAAGCAATTGTGGAACTCTTGAAAACTGTAGATAGCGAGAATATAAATGCCTCCGCGTAA
- a CDS encoding site-specific DNA-methyltransferase — protein sequence MEQPKTLVYPRDTSLDPQLVWKGKDEQDSSGLVVDAPPIYIQEKIDPRVLIENLRKTALEGEGEPDGVLFEMFDGLDEYSAVDFYHHDANWSNRMILGDSLQVMGSLAERENLRGQVQMVYIDPPYGIKFGSNWQVSARQRDVSDGKLSDTVREAEQVKAFRDTWELGIHSYLAYLRDRLITARDLLANSGSVFVQIGDENVHLVRNLMDEVFGAENWISTIVVSKTSSATGDFIGGTVDYVHWFAKNKEIVKHRQLFRKKIGGGDGAGMYTRVELPSGERRSLTAPERQDMSLIPEGARLFRHDNLTSQSMGREKGEGAASWFPVEVEGKVFRPSMQARWKTNEEGMRRLLAAGRVAAGRNMPAYVRYLDDFPAFPYTEVWSDIGGARDKNYVVETATTIIERCMLMSTDPGDLILDPTCGSGTSAFVAEQWGRRWITIDTSRVALALARQRLMGAKFPYYLMSDSMDGRKKEMALSGKPSASGPVTNNVRHGFVYKRIPHITLRAIANNPDVKEGMERKDIDAIIRRHADFEVLVDDPFEDKRKVRVSGPFTVESLTPHRSLTFEEGSKQQSKPSSSGRQASASLVDDTPFEQSILDNLFKAGIQNGRKAERLVFSSLDMYPGTFMQAVATSTETTGESRIGLAIGPQYGTVSPTFIKKAAREAIEADDIDVLCVLGFAFDPRATNVTHDDGVTVDASSAGFAEVAGQRKLGKVNVLFVRMNSDLLMGADLKKTGAGNLFTVFGEPDIEVIHDVDVVTVHLKGIDVFDPTTGEVRSGGTDKVALWMIDTNYNEESFFVRHCYFTGGGDPLKKLRNTLKAEINAEAWDSLYSTISRPFNRAETGKIAVKVINDYGDEVMKVFEV from the coding sequence ATGGAGCAGCCCAAAACATTGGTATACCCGCGCGACACTTCCCTCGACCCCCAGTTGGTCTGGAAGGGCAAAGACGAGCAGGATTCATCCGGGCTAGTCGTGGACGCTCCTCCCATCTACATACAGGAAAAGATCGATCCTAGAGTCCTGATCGAGAACCTTCGGAAGACGGCCCTTGAGGGTGAAGGTGAGCCCGACGGTGTCCTATTCGAAATGTTCGATGGACTAGATGAGTATTCCGCCGTCGATTTCTACCACCACGACGCCAATTGGTCCAACAGGATGATATTGGGCGACTCATTGCAGGTTATGGGGTCACTCGCAGAGCGAGAAAACCTTCGTGGCCAGGTGCAGATGGTCTATATCGACCCGCCGTACGGGATCAAGTTCGGCTCCAACTGGCAGGTCTCCGCCCGGCAGCGTGACGTGTCCGACGGCAAACTTAGCGACACAGTTCGGGAAGCCGAACAAGTAAAAGCCTTCCGGGACACTTGGGAGCTGGGCATTCACTCCTATCTCGCGTATTTACGCGACAGGCTGATTACGGCCCGAGATTTGCTGGCCAATAGCGGAAGCGTATTCGTCCAAATCGGTGACGAGAACGTGCATCTCGTACGCAACCTCATGGACGAGGTTTTCGGGGCCGAGAATTGGATTTCAACTATCGTCGTGTCGAAGACGAGCAGCGCCACGGGTGACTTCATCGGCGGAACCGTGGACTATGTCCATTGGTTTGCCAAAAATAAGGAAATCGTCAAGCATCGTCAGCTTTTTCGTAAGAAAATCGGCGGTGGCGACGGTGCCGGAATGTACACCCGAGTTGAACTGCCAAGCGGAGAACGGAGGAGCTTAACCGCGCCTGAGCGCCAAGACATGAGCCTCATACCCGAGGGAGCCAGACTTTTCCGGCACGATAATCTCACGAGCCAAAGCATGGGTCGAGAGAAAGGCGAAGGAGCGGCGTCGTGGTTCCCCGTCGAGGTTGAGGGCAAAGTCTTTCGCCCAAGCATGCAGGCTCGATGGAAGACCAATGAAGAAGGCATGCGCCGCCTGTTAGCCGCCGGGCGTGTGGCAGCAGGGCGCAACATGCCTGCATATGTCCGCTACCTTGATGACTTTCCCGCCTTTCCATACACCGAGGTCTGGTCTGACATCGGAGGCGCACGCGACAAGAATTACGTCGTGGAGACTGCGACGACGATAATCGAGCGGTGCATGCTTATGAGCACCGACCCCGGTGATTTGATACTCGACCCTACGTGCGGTTCTGGAACATCCGCGTTCGTGGCAGAGCAGTGGGGGCGGCGATGGATAACTATTGACACCTCGCGCGTCGCCCTCGCGCTGGCTCGGCAGCGTTTGATGGGAGCCAAGTTTCCGTATTACTTGATGTCTGATTCGATGGACGGGCGGAAGAAGGAAATGGCGCTGTCCGGAAAGCCTTCTGCCTCCGGCCCAGTCACCAACAACGTGCGTCATGGCTTCGTGTACAAGCGGATACCACATATTACGCTGCGCGCGATCGCCAATAACCCTGACGTCAAGGAAGGCATGGAGAGGAAGGACATCGACGCCATCATTCGGCGGCATGCAGATTTTGAAGTTCTCGTCGATGATCCCTTTGAGGACAAGCGCAAGGTTCGAGTAAGCGGACCATTTACGGTGGAGTCCCTTACACCGCATCGTTCTCTGACTTTCGAGGAGGGATCAAAGCAGCAGTCCAAGCCCTCCTCCAGTGGGCGTCAGGCCTCTGCAAGTTTGGTTGACGATACACCGTTTGAGCAATCGATCCTCGACAATCTGTTCAAGGCAGGTATTCAAAACGGTAGAAAAGCGGAGCGGCTTGTCTTTTCGTCACTCGATATGTATCCCGGAACCTTTATGCAAGCAGTCGCGACCAGTACTGAAACGACGGGCGAAAGCAGGATAGGGCTAGCTATTGGTCCTCAATATGGGACGGTTTCGCCTACCTTTATCAAGAAGGCGGCACGGGAAGCCATAGAAGCGGACGATATCGACGTGCTCTGCGTGCTAGGTTTTGCATTCGATCCTCGTGCTACCAACGTTACGCACGACGACGGGGTGACGGTAGACGCTTCTTCGGCAGGCTTTGCAGAAGTTGCGGGCCAGAGGAAGCTAGGCAAAGTCAATGTCCTTTTTGTCCGCATGAATTCCGATCTGCTGATGGGAGCGGACTTGAAGAAGACTGGCGCTGGGAACCTCTTCACAGTTTTCGGGGAACCTGATATTGAGGTCATCCATGATGTCGATGTCGTAACCGTCCATCTAAAGGGCATTGATGTCTTCGACCCAACAACGGGCGAGGTTCGTTCCGGTGGCACGGACAAAGTCGCCCTCTGGATGATCGACACTAACTACAACGAAGAGTCTTTCTTCGTACGCCACTGCTATTTCACCGGCGGGGGTGATCCCCTTAAGAAGCTCAGAAACACCCTCAAAGCTGAGATCAATGCCGAGGCTTGGGATTCTCTGTATTCGACAATTTCTCGTCCGTTCAACAGAGCTGAAACAGGCAAGATCGCCGTCAAGGTTATCAATGATTACGGTGACGAAGTCATGAAGGTATTTGAGGTCTGA